In one Silene latifolia isolate original U9 population chromosome 10, ASM4854445v1, whole genome shotgun sequence genomic region, the following are encoded:
- the LOC141607733 gene encoding uncharacterized protein LOC141607733, whose translation MKFRFHPLCKSMKLSSLMFVDDVLLFSKGDVESIMILLRTFSTFSQASGLQMSKGKSNVYFNGVTSEIRREIVQVSGCIEGQLPFKYLGVPIKPSKLSVKDCQPLIDKVLERIRQLGTKKLSKFLWHGGTEYARTPTVAWSKICTDQKKGGLGLRDEYTWNKAAVGKLVWWVQAHPSKLWVQWVHSVYLKGQGWEEYNPPQDASWIWKKVCKLKREFQPTYNQNEWTTVPGKEYNIKKGYLWLRQDRQDVSWRFTRMKNGILNSILNATMYYIWKQRNESKHEGVIINPGRCVVMIQGDIRSRIQQQLQGTMTRKDRHWTEKLM comes from the exons ATGAAGTTTAGGTTTCACCCTCTTTGCAAATCCATGAAACTGAGCAGCTTAATGTTTGTAGATGATGTGCTGCTTTTTTCTAAAGGGGATGTGGAATCCATTATGATCCTGCTACGTACCTTCTCCACTTTTTCTCAAGCATCAGGACTTCAGATGAGTAAGGGAAAATCTAATGTGTACTTTAATGGGGTGACCAGTGAAATCAGAAGAGAAATAGTACAGGTTTCTGGATGTATTGAGGGCCAACTGCCATTCAAATACCTTGGTGTGCCCATCAAACCATCTAAACTATCAGTCAAAGATTGCCAACCACTGATTGATAAAGTTTTGGAAAGAATAAGACAGTTAGGGACCAAGAAACTCTC GAAATTCTTGTGGCATGGAGGGACTGAATATGCTAGGACCCCTACTGTAGCTTGGTCAAAAATTTGCACTGATCAGAAGAAGGGGGGACTTGGACTGAGAGATGAGTACACATGGAACAAAGCAGCAGTTGGGAAGCTGGTTTGGTGGGTTCAGGCTCATCCATCTAAGTTGTGGGTGCAATGGGTGCATAGTGTATATCTGAAAGGACAAGGATGGGAGGAGTATAACCCTCCCCAGGATGCCAGCTGGATTTggaagaaagtatgcaaactgaAGAGGGAATTTCAACCAACATATAACCAGAATGAATGGACCACTGTACCAGGCAAGGAATATAATATTAAAAAGGGGTACCTCTGGCTAAGGCAAGACAGACAGGATGTAAGCTG GAGATTCACTAGAATGAAGAATGGGATACTGAACAGTATTCTTAATGCTACCATGTACTATATCTGGAAACAAAGAAATGAGAGCAAGCATGAGGGTGTTATAATCAATCCTGGCAGATGTGTGGTAATGATACAAGGGGATATCAGAAGCAGGATTCAGCAGCAATTGCAGGGTACTATGACTAGGAAGGATAGGCATTGGACTGAGAAACTAATGTAA